In Neisseria perflava, the DNA window TCTGCAAAACGCTTTTTAATTGCAACAGGTGCATCGCCTTCGTTGCCCCAAATTTCAGGACTTGAAAAAATGGACTATTTAACTAGTACAACACTTCTTGAGTTAAAGAAAATACCAAAACGATTAACTGTAATTGGTTCAGGATACATTGGAATGGAGCTTGGACAACTATTTCATCATTTAGGTTCAGAAATAACGCTTATGCAAAGAAGTGAGCGACTTTTAAAGGAGTATGATCCTGAGATTTCAGAGTCAGTTGAAAAAGCGTTAATTGAACAGGGTATAAACCTTGTCAAAGGGGCAACTTTTGAGCGTGTTGAACAAAGTGGAGAGATAAAAAGGGTTTACGTAACAGTAAATGGCAGTAGAGAAGTCATTGAATCAGATCAGTTACTTGTTGCCACTGGAAGAAAACCAAATACGGATTCTTTAAATTTAAGTGCAGCAGGTGTTGAAACTGGAAAAAATAATGAAATCCTGATCAATGATTTTGGTCAAACAAGTAATGAAAAGATTTATGCAGCAGGAGATGTGACTTTAGGACCACAATTTGTATATGTAGCAGCCTATGAAGGTGGAATTATTACTGATAATGCTATTGGTGGATTAAACAAAAAAATAGATTTATCGGTAGTTCCTGCTGTTACGTTTACGAATCCGACGGTTGCAACGGTTGGTTTAACAGAAGAACAAGCAAAAGAGAAAGGGTATGATGTGAAGACATCTGTATTACCTTTAGATGCTGTTCCAAGAGCAATTGTAAACCGTGAAACAACCGGTGTATTTAAACTAGTAGCAGATGCAGAAACACTAAAAGTATTAGGGGTTCATATTGTATCTGAAAATGCAGGAGATGTCATCTATGCAGCATCATTAGCTGTTAAATT includes these proteins:
- the merA gene encoding mercury(II) reductase, with protein sequence MNKFKVNISGMTCTGCEKHVESALEKIGAKNIESSYRRGEAVFELPDDIEVESAIKAIDEANYQAGEIEEVSSLENVALINEDNYDLLIIGSGAAAFSSAIKAIEYGAKVGMIERGTVGGTCVNIGCVPSKTLLRAGEINHLSKDNPFIGLQTSAGEVDLASLITQKDKLVSELRNQKYMDLIDEYNFDLIKGEAKFVDASTVEVNGAKLSAKRFLIATGASPSLPQISGLEKMDYLTSTTLLELKKIPKRLTVIGSGYIGMELGQLFHHLGSEITLMQRSERLLKEYDPEISESVEKALIEQGINLVKGATFERVEQSGEIKRVYVTVNGSREVIESDQLLVATGRKPNTDSLNLSAAGVETGKNNEILINDFGQTSNEKIYAAGDVTLGPQFVYVAAYEGGIITDNAIGGLNKKIDLSVVPAVTFTNPTVATVGLTEEQAKEKGYDVKTSVLPLDAVPRAIVNRETTGVFKLVADAETLKVLGVHIVSENAGDVIYAASLAVKFGLTIEDLTETLAPYLTMAEGLKLVALTFDKDISKLSCCAG